The Apium graveolens cultivar Ventura chromosome 11, ASM990537v1, whole genome shotgun sequence genome has a window encoding:
- the LOC141695838 gene encoding uncharacterized protein LOC141695838: protein MPPRRDPFHVDPTQLTEMIGQAMAQAVKLVVYKLEGDAQRWWRGVKTTRGEQYAEALEWRGFKDVFYEQYFSNSDREAYLREFHFIVQHHDESITDYMVRFIRLVGFAGTVAGTAAQQDDKFKWGKSYLRGSIIYFKFDNVTEVDEAAKDVEKVRIDFRISRFNSGSKRTRDDQGFAQACPIGQMIVQCHATLVEEELAVVVVVSKNPTAGVFALTTNQASANSGTISGTLLVGRRDAYVLFDTVVGDRNYKVNLLPMEMHDFDIILGMYWLSEHRVIIDCQKKRGIFGDVDKPEFVYQGSQLKGDVKLISALKAGKLLSKGYDGYLAFVNDTSKDEPRIEDYLVVKEYADVFPDELLGSPPHRVVKFTIELLTGAEPIFKVPYRMAPLELQELKEQLQKLLDRGFIRPSVSSWGAPVLFVTRGEVLFKDRFEIWLPSVTSKRRGYISKTTFRTRYGHYEFLVMSFGLTNVPAIFINLMNRVFYDYLDKFLVVFIDDILICSRSRGEHEEHSCTVLEILREKKLFVKFSKCEFWLEEVAFLGHIVSGRGIEFDPAKVEAITNWLRPSNVTEGVKFEWNDDREKSFQELKKRLVSAPILVLASGNGGFQVYSDALKKGLGFVLI from the exons atgcctCCTAGACGTGATCCTTTTCACGTTGACCCAACTCAGCTTACTGAGATGATAGGGCAAGCAATGGCTCAGGCT GTCAAGTTAGTTGTGTATAAGTTGGAGGGGGATGCTCAGAGGTGGTGGAGAGGAGTGAAAACTACTAGAGGGGAGCAGTATGCAGAGGCTTTGGAATGGCGGGGATTCAAGGACGTATTCTATGAACAGTACTTCTCTAATTCTGATAGGGAGGCTTATTTGAGGGAGTTTCATTTTATTGTGCAACACCATGATGAGAGCATTACTGATTATATGGTGAGGTTTATAAGATTGGTTGGATTTGCTGGGACAGTTGCAGGGACTGCTGCACAACAGGATGATAAATTTAAATGGGGGAAGTCTTATCTGAGAGGTTccataatttattttaaatttgataatgtgaCAGAGGTGGATGAGGCAGCAAAGGATGTTGAGAAAGTGCGCATAGATTTCAGGATTTCCAGGTTTAATAGCGGTAGTAAGAGGACTAGGGATGATCAGGGTTTTGCACAAG CATGTCCCATAGGGCAAATGATTGTACAGTGTCACGCAACACTAGTGGAGGAGGAGCTGGCGGTTGTAGTGGTAGTCAGTAAAAATCCTACGGCCGGAGTGTTTGCTTTGACTACAAATCAGGCATCAGCTAATTCAGGTACCATTTCAGGAACACTTCTTGTTGGTAGACGTGAtgcttatgtgttatttgatactg TTGTGGGAGATAGAAATTATAAGGTTAACTTGCTTCCAATGGAGATGCATGACTTTGACATTATCTTGGGCATGTATTGGTTGAGTGAACATCGTGTCATAATTGATTGTCAAAAAAAGAGGGGGATCTTTGGGGATGTAGATAAACCAGAATTTGTATACCAAGGGTCTCAGCTAAAAGGGGATGTTAAATTAATTTCTGCTCTGAAGGCGGGCAAACTTTTATCTAAGGGTTATGATGGCTACCTTGCTTTCGTGAATGATACATCGAAGGATGAACCTCGCATTGAGGATTATCTAGTTGTAAAAGAGTAtgcagatgtgtttcccgatgagctACTAGGTTCGCCACCACATAGAGTGGTGAAGTTCACTATTGAACTTCTTACAGGTGCTGAGCCTATTTTTAAGGTGCCTTACCGAATGGCACCACTtgagttgcaagaattgaaggagcaGTTGCAGAAGTTATTGGATAGGGGATTTATCAGGCCAAGTGTGTCTTCATGGGGCGCTCCtgtgttattt GTTACAAGGGGTGAAGTacttttcaaagatagatttgagatctggTTACCATCAGTTACGAGTAAGAGAAGAGGATATATTTCGAAGACTACATTTCGCActcgttatggtcattatgagtttctcgtgatgtccttTGGATTGACGAATGTACCAGCGATATTTATAAATTTGATGAACCGGGTCTTTTATGATTATCTGGATAAATTTTTggtggtcttcatcgatgatatcttgatatgCTCTAGGAGTAGAGGGGAGCATGAGGAGCATTCGTGTActgtacttgaaattttgaggGAGAAAAAGTTGTTTGtgaaattttcaaagtgtgaattttggttggaggaagtggcattTTTGGGGCATATTGTATCTGGTAGAGGCATTGAGTTTGATCCTGCGAAAGTCGAGGCTATTACTAATTGGCTGAGACCAAGCAATGtgacagag GGCGTTAAGTTCGAGTGGAATGATGATCgtgagaagagctttcaagagttgaagaagaggTTGGTGTCTGCTCCAATACTTGTATTGGCATCAGGGAATGGAGGTTTTcaggtttatagtgatgcttTGAAGAAAGGATTGGGATTTGTTCTTATATAG